One region of Solanum pennellii chromosome 6, SPENNV200 genomic DNA includes:
- the LOC107022718 gene encoding premnaspirodiene oxygenase-like, which translates to MEIYSSTYNFVALLIFFPFLFTLFVKLLRKSSTAKEKLPPGPWRLPIIGSLHHLRGALLFPHRTLKNLATKYGPIMYLQLGEIPAVIVSSPNMVKEILKTHELAFATKPQLTSIDITTYNYKDIAFAPYGDKWRQMRNICVTELLSTKTVKSFSSIRKDEITRLLSSIRSTNGTRLVNLTALILRYTNSVTCRSAFGKVCTNQDHLINLLRDVLDTLGGFDVADLFPSWKLLHKMSGVKSKLLKMHKKVDEALENIVNEHIKYRALGCKGNGDKLIGGEDLVDVLLRIKENGELQFPITSDHIKAIISDMFAAGTETSAATIIWALSEMMRRPKIMAKAQNEVRQVFKGMITFNEDDLDKLTYLKLVIKETLRLHPPSTLLPRECRKQTYINGYTIPPKTRVLINTWALGRDSESWDDPESFIPERFENSPVDYMGNYYKFIPFGSGRRICPGMQFGLTNGKHPLAQLLYHFDWVFPYGANPEDLDMIEKNGLSAAKHRDLCLIAIEHKDDDKI; encoded by the exons atggagatttaTTCCTCTACTTACAACTTTGTTGCACTACTTATATTCTTTCCCTTCTTGTTTACTCTATTTGTCAAATTACTTAGAAAATCATCAACGGCAAAAGAAAAATTGCCTCCAGGTCCATGGAGACTCCCCATTATTGGTAGTCTTCATCACTTGAGAGGTGCACTATTATTTCCACATCGCACCCTAAAAAATCTAGCAACAAAATATGGTCCGATTATGTACTTACAACTCGGAGAAATTCCTGCTGTAATCGTATCTTCCCCTAATATGGTGAAAGAAATACTAAAAACTCATGAACTCGCCTTTGCTACTAAGCCACAACTTACATCCATAGACATCACAACTTATAATTATAAGGACATCGCATTTGCACCATACGGTGATAAATGGAGACAAATGCGTAATATTTGTGTCACGGAGTTATTAAGTACCAAAACGGTCAAGTCATTTAGTTCAATTCGGAAAGATGAGATTACGAGACTCCTCTCATCAATCCGATCCACTAATGGTACTCGTCTTGTCAACTTAACAGCACTAATTCTTCGATATACAAACTCAGTGACTTGTAGATCAGCTTTTGGAAAAGTATGCACGAATCAAGATCATTTGATAAATTTGTTGAGGGATGTGTTGGATACGTTAGGAGGATTTGATGTGGCTGATTTGTTTCCGTCGTGGAAGTTACTTCACAAGATGAGTGGAGTGAAATCGAAACTATTGAAGATGCATAAGAAAGTTGATGAAGCTTTGGAGAATATTGTTAATGAGCACATTAAGTATAGAGCCCTTGGATGCAAAGGTAATGGTGATAAATTAATTGGAGGTGAAGATTTGGTTGATGTTCTTCTTAGAATTAAGGAGAATGGTGAACTTCAATTTCCAATCACAAGTGATCACATAAAAGCAATTATTTCT GACATGTTTGCTGCTGGAACAGAAACTTCAGCTGCGACTATTATTTGGGCATTATCAGAAATGATGAGGAGGCCAAAAATTATGGCCAAGGCACAAAATGAAGTGAGGCAAGTCTTCAAAGGAATGATAACTTTTAATGAAGATGATCTTGATAAATTAACATATCTAAAGTTAGTGATCAAAGAAACATTAAGGCTACATCCTCCAAGTACTCTACTACCAAGGGAATGTAGGAAACAAACGTATATAAATGGATATACAATACCTCCAAAGACAAGAGTACTAATAAATACATGGGCCCTTGGAAGAGATTCAGAAAGTTGGGACGACCCTGAAAGTTTTATACCAGAAAGATTTGAAAATTCCCCTGTTGACTATATGggaaattattataaatttattccGTTTGGTTCTGGTAGAAGGATTTGTCCGGGAATGCAATTTGGTTTAACTAATGGTAAGCATCCTTTGGCTCAACTCCTCTACCATTTTGATTGGGTGTTTCCGTATGGAGCTAATCCAGAAGACTTGGATATGATTGAAAAAAATGGATTAAGTGCAGCTAAGCATAGAGATTTGTGTTTAATTGCCATAGAACACAAAGACGATGACAAAATTTGA
- the LOC107022394 gene encoding geraniol 8-hydroxylase-like, whose translation MEFSILVFCISIFLITWHFIKLLTLNFTKSTNKLPPGPTGFPIIGSLLQLGSKPNESLAELAKIHGPLMTLKLGSITTVVASSAETAKEILQKHDKTLSARTVPDAVTSQPNPEATLAWVESDNMWRNKRRILNTQMFTNLKLDSLQQLRHQKGEQLVCHILKLCENGSAVDIGRVAFATMLNLVSRTIFSIDLVDPESDMAQEFKDLVWTINEYAGKPNLSDYFPVLKWFDLQGVRRRTRPAYIRLHQIFDQLIEKRVEDRASSRKRKVAGDFLDVLLDQCQDKKSGFDRETIKPIIVDLFVAGSDTSAITTEWAMAELLRKPEELNKVGQEIMEQIGTERAVKESDMDKLPYLQAVVKETMRLHPAAPLLLPHKAQHDVQVLGFTVPKDSQVLVNVWAIGRDPKYWEQPLEFLPERFMESNVDYKGRDFEFIPFGAGRRICPGIPLAIRMVNLMLASIIQPFNWKLPDGMTPEKLDMEEQFGVTLKKAIPLIAIPCMKENMVIF comes from the exons ATGGAATTTTCTATCCTCGTCTTCTGCATCTCAATATTTTTGATCACTTGGCACTTCATCAAACTATTAACTCTCAATTTTACTAAATCCACCAACAAGCTACCACCTGGTCCTACTGGCTTTCCAATAATCGGCTCACTCCTTCAACTCGGCTCAAAACCCAACGAATCACTAGCCGAGCTAGCCAAAATCCACGGCCCTCTCATGACTCTAAAACTCGGCTCGATCACCACCGTTGTAGCTTCCTCCGCTGAAACAGCTAAAGAAATCCTCCAAAAACACGACAAAACATTATCGGCCCGCACGGTCCCCGATGCGGTCACATCCCAACCTAATCCAGAAGCCACGTTGGCATGGGTTGAGTCCGACAACATGTGGAGGAACAAGAGAAGAATATTGAACACCCAAATGTTTACGAACCTAAAACTCGATTCGCTACAACAACTCCGCCATCAAAAAGGTGAACAACTTGTCTGTCATATTCTAAAACTATGTGAAAATGGCTCAGCTGTGGATATAGGACGTGTCGCGTTCGCGACCATGCTGAATTTAGTGTCGCGCACTATTTTCTCGATAGATTTGGTAGATCCGGAATCTGACATGGCTCAAGAGTTTAAGGATTTGGTTTGGACAATCAATGAATATGCTGGTAAACCTAATTTGTCTGATTATTTTCCGGTTCTAAAGTGGTTCGATTTGCAAGGGGTGAGGCGTCGTACAAGGCCAGCGTACATAAGGTTGCATCAGATATTTGATCAACTTATTGAGAAGAGAGTAGAAGATAGAGCGTCTAGTCGGAAGAGGAAGGTAGCTGGAGATTTTTTGGATGTACTTCTTGATCAATGTCAAGATAAAAAGTCCGGATTCGATCGTGAAACTATCAAGCCAATTATCGTC GATTTATTTGTTGCTGGAAGTGATACATCGGCCATAACAACAGAATGGGCAATGGCAGAACTTCTTCGAAAACCTGAAGAACTGAACAAAGTAGGACAAGAAATAATGGAACAAATAGGAACAGAAAGGGCAGTTAAAGAATCAGACATGGACAAACTCCCATACCTTCAAGCAGTTGTAAAAGAAACGATGAGACTTCATCCAGCAGCTCCATTACTCTTACCTCACAAAGCCCAACACGACGTTCAAGTGTTGGGATTTACCGTGCCCAAGGACAGTCAAGTTTTAGTGAATGTTTGGGCTATTGGAAGAGACCCCAAGTATTGGGAACAACCACTAGAGTTTCTGCCTGAAAGATTCATGGAATCTAATGTGGATTACAAAGGAAGGGACTTTGAGTTTATACCATTTGGCGCGGGGAGGAGGATTTGTCCAGGAATACCGCTGGCTATAAGAATGGTAAATTTGATGTTGGCTTCTATTATTCAACCATTTAATTGGAAATTACCAGATGGAATGACACCAGAAAAATTGGACATGGAGGAACAGTTTGGAGTTACTTTAAAGAAGGCTATTCCTCTTATTGCAATTCCTtgtatgaaagaaaatatggtTATATTTTAA
- the LOC107021806 gene encoding geraniol 8-hydroxylase-like, protein MELPILVIIFISFILFIIKPYINSKSNKLPPGPTGLPIIGSLLKLGTKPNQSLAELAKKHGPLMTLQLGSLTTIVVSSAEVAKEILHKHDETFSARIVPVAVAAQPNPEATLAWVNGDHMWKKKRRFLSTQMFNNQRLDLLQELRHQKAEQLVSHIRSQCESGSAVDIGRVAFATTLNSISNTIFSMDMVDPEFKKAHEFKELVWTIMEDAGVPNLSDFFPILKWLDLQGVGKRIKPAYLRLHEIFEENIEKGIEARAIGMKKKGDFLDILLDQCEDDGSGFGTTIKPLMVDLFIAGSDTSAITTEWAMAELLRKPEELNKVRQEIIEQIGLERAVKESDMDKLPYLQAVVKETMRLHPAVPLLLPHKAQHDIQVLGFNVPKDSQVFVNAWAIGRDPKSWERALEFLPQRFIESNVDYKGRDFEFIPFGAGRRICPGIPLAIRMVNLMLASIIQPFNWKLPDGMAPEELNMEEQFGVSLRKAVPLVAVPSMEEK, encoded by the exons ATGGAACTCCCAATCCTTGTTATTATCTTCATCTCATTTATCTTGTTCATCATCAAGCCATATATCAATTCTAAATCCAATAAACTACCACCAGGTCCTACTGGTCTCCCAATAATCGGCTCACTCTTAAAACTAGGTACAAAACCTAACCAATCACTAGCCGAGCTAGCCAAAAAACATGGCCCTCTCATGACTCTACAGCTCGGCTCACTCACAACCATAGTAGTCTCCTCAGCCGAAGTAGCCAAAGAGATTCTCCACAAACACGACGAAACTTTCTCAGCACGTATTGTCCCTGTAGCCGTAGCTGCTCAGCCGAACCCTGAAGCCACGTTAGCATGGGTTAACGGCGATCACATgtggaaaaaaaagagaaggttTCTAAGTACGCAAATGTTTAATAATCAACGGCTTGATTTGCTTCAAGAACTACGTCACCAAAAGGCGGAACAACTAGTGAGCCATATAAGGAGCCAGTGTGAGAGTGGCTCGGCTGTTGATATTGGACGGGTCGCGTTCGCGACCACGTTGAATTCAATATCAAACACGATTTTCTCGATGGATATGGTGGATCCGGAATTTAAAAAGGCTCATGAGTTTAAGGAATTGGTATGGACAATTATGGAAGATGCCGGGGTACCGAATCTATCTGATTTTTTTCCGATTTTAAAGTGGTTAGATTTGCAAGGAGTAGGGAAGCGTATAAAGCCAGCGTATTTAAGGTTGcatgaaatatttgaagaaaatattgaaaagggAATAGAAGCTAGAGCTATAGGGATGAAGAAAAAAGGGGATTTTTTGGATATACTTCTTGATCAATGTGAAGATGATGGGTCTGGATTTGGTACAACTATCAAGCCTCTTATGGTG GATTTGTTCATTGCGGGAAGTGATACATCGGCCATAACAACAGAATGGGCAATGGCAGAACTTCTTCGAAAACCTGAAGAACTCAACAAAGTACGACAAGAAATAATCGAACAAATAGGGCTAGAAAGAGCAGTTAAAGAATCAGACATGGACAAACTCCCATATCTTCAAGCAGTTGTAAAAGAAACCATGAGACTTCACCCCGCAGTTCCATTATTATTACCGCACAAAGCCCAACACGACATACAAGTGTTGGGCTTCAACGTGCCTAAAGACAGTCAAGTTTTCGTGAATGCATGGGCAATCGGAAGAGATCCCAAGTCATGGGAAAGGGCACTAGAGTTTTTGCCTCAAAGATTCATCGAATCTAACGTGGATTATAAAGGTAGGGATTTTGAGTTTATTCCATTTGGCGCGGGGAGGAGGATTTGTCCTGGAATACCGCTGGCTATAAGAATGGTGAATTTGATGTTGGCTTCTATTATTCAACCATTTAATTGGAAGTTACCTGATGGAATGGCTCCGGAGGAATTGAACATGGAGGAACAATTTGGAGTTAGTTTGAGGAAGGCTGTTCCTCTTGTAGCAGTTCCTAGTATGGAAGAAAAATAa